The following coding sequences are from one Formosa haliotis window:
- a CDS encoding DUF3604 domain-containing protein, whose protein sequence is MPDIPFSALNSNHPEELWKWMDAQRENGSTLLAVPHNGNASNGLMFPVETSYGGSSLTKEYAETRMRNEPLYEITQIKGTSETHPTLSPTDEFANFEIWDYTLASTALPPEHKQGGYARDAFKRGIQLEKEGKGNPFKYGVIGDSDTHNSASTIEENNYTGKFGMENDPNERLNGPKGFPEKMQDKYENLVQVDLLEFGQSPILVNPFMQHCFVKKPLPHLEYV, encoded by the coding sequence TTGCCAGACATACCTTTTTCAGCTTTAAATTCAAATCATCCAGAAGAGTTGTGGAAATGGATGGATGCCCAAAGAGAAAATGGGTCTACGCTTTTAGCCGTTCCTCACAATGGAAATGCTAGTAACGGATTAATGTTTCCTGTAGAAACATCTTATGGTGGTAGTTCTTTAACAAAAGAATATGCTGAAACACGTATGCGAAATGAACCTTTATATGAAATCACTCAAATTAAAGGAACCTCTGAAACCCATCCAACCTTATCACCAACGGACGAATTTGCTAATTTTGAAATATGGGACTATACCTTGGCCTCGACCGCTCTTCCTCCAGAGCACAAACAAGGTGGATACGCTAGAGATGCGTTTAAACGTGGTATACAATTGGAGAAAGAAGGTAAAGGAAATCCATTTAAATATGGGGTTATTGGAGATTCAGATACACATAATTCGGCATCAACTATAGAAGAAAACAATTACACAGGTAAGTTTGGAATGGAAAACGATCCAAATGAAAGACTTAATGGTCCAAAAGGTTTCCCTGAAAAAATGCAAGACAAATACGAGAATTTAGTTCAGGTGGACTTGCTGGAGTTTGGGCAGAGTCCAATACTCGTGAATCCATTTATGCAGCACTGCTTCGTAAAGAAACCTTTGCCACATCTGGAGTACGTTTAA